Sequence from the Tripterygium wilfordii isolate XIE 37 chromosome 10, ASM1340144v1, whole genome shotgun sequence genome:
GCTTATTGAAAGGATATTAAACTTAACAAGTTAATAAAGAGGAGAAGCCCAGTCCGTCTAAGTAAGTTATACGCTCTTAGAAGAGAAACAATTTGCAGCCTCCAGGAAACAATTTGCAGCCCAGTCTGAGCAGGAGAGTAGATATTGTGAGATGAAGGAGCCGTAGTGGAAGCATAGTTGGCAGAGGCAGGGGGAGGAGCTGCAGAGATTCGAAATTTTCTGCATTTAGAAGCTGGATGGCCAGGGATATCGCATAATTGACAGATGAGACGTGGTTTGCCACGACCACGATTCGCATGATGCTGATTAAATGGAGGTCGGGTATCGATCGCTTGCTAGCACTGCCTCTGAGGTTGCTTGGCTCCGGCATCTTCTCACCGACCTTCGCTGGAAACTTCCTCAACCACCTACACTTTATTGTGACAATCAGGGAGCTACTAATCTCAGCCTAAATCCAGTTCTCCACTCACGTATGAAGCACATCGCGGTTGACATTCACTTTGTTCGTTCTCTGGTTCATCAAGGTATCATCACGGTCCGACAAATCTCCACCGAACATCAGCTGGCTGACCTTCTAACCAAGTCTTTATTACGCCGTCGTTTTGAACATCTAAGCTCCAAGATTGGAGTGACTTCCAGCCTCTCCATCTTGAGGGGGTGTAAAGAGGAGAAGCCCAGTCCGTCTACAAAGGCCCAATCTAAGGCCCACACCTAACAAGACCAGCTCAACTATTTCTGTAACCATCTTTAGTTTAGTTCAAACATATATTAAGTCTCAACGGCTCTCTAGTCAGTTCGCACAGTCTTTGTGCAGTCCTCTCTGTACCTATGTCAGTGTTTTCCAACCGTTACCTCTGTTATCAATCCTTTCTATATATGCTCTGTAATATCAATTGTTTCAATCAATGAAAATCatctcttcatctttttttttgttaacacCCTCCCCTAAACTGAACACCATATAGGTTCAGTTTATATTAATCTTAGAACACACTCCAAGTTGGCCAAGTAACTTGACAAATAAATCAAACTTCAGAGGCTTTGTAAAGATATCAGCAACTTGTTCTTGACTCTGGCAGTGCTCAAGTTCGATCACCTTCTCCTTGACAAGACCACGAAGAAAATGGTACCTGATGTCGATATGCTTGCTCCTTCTATGCATTATTGGATTTTTGGACAGTTTAATAGTGGAACTATTATCACACATAATATGAGTTGCATCAGTTTGAGAACACTGCAACTCACTTAATAACCTTCTCATCCATACAACTTGACATGCACAGTGAGCTGCAGCAATGAATTCAGCTTCAGTTGTTGACAAGGTAACAATTGGTTGCTTTTTTGAAGACCAAGCAATAGGTGCAGAACCATAAATAAAAGCATACCctgaagtactctttctatctTCCAAATCACCCCCATAACCACTATCACTGTATTCAACTAAGCAATCTACAGATCCTTTCTTGTATGACAGGCCATAATCACTTGTACCTTTTATGTATCTCAAAACCCTCTTTGCAGCTAGAAAATGCATCTCAGTAGGTGCTCCCATAAACCTGCTAATCAAACTAACCACAAACATAATATAAGGCCTAGTGGTAGTAAGGTACATCAAGCTACCCACCACTTGCTTGAAGAGAGTGTCATCAACCCTTGTTCCATTAGAGTCTTTGACAAGTTGGGTAACAGGAACAATTGGAATCTGAACAGGATTGCAGCTACTCATACTAAACCTTTCCAGTACTTCTTGAGCATATTTTTGCTATCCAATGAAGATACCTTTTGCAGTCTGCTTAACTTCGATTCCCAGGAAATAATGCATTTTTCCTAAATCTGCCATCTCAAATTCTTTCATCATCGAGCTTTTAAATTCATCAAACATAGCAGCATCATTACCAGTGTAAATGAGATCATCTACATACAAGCATACTATCAACAATTTACCTCCATCTCCTTgcttgatgaatagtgtatgcTCATAAGGACATTTACTGAAGCTTGTTTTCAAGAAGTAGGATTCTATACGACTATACGAAGCCCTAGGGGCCTGTTTTAGTCCGTATAGTGCCTTCTTCAATTTGTAAACCTTTCCTTCACTTCCTTTACGTACAAATGTAGCCTGCAGGTTGATCCACATATACTTCCTCATCAAGTTTTCCATGCAAGAATGTTGACTTTACATCGAGCTGGTAGAttattgataggtatgataatacctattatttttggtagaaatatcccctcttaagctttcttttgataaataatgagtgtatttatgtgttgatttgtattttgataggttgattgcggtttggatgaaaagcgacggaaaaagggctgaattgaagaaaatgtccaccgaccttcgtgtgttcaaatagtcataactttctgtcacgttattgcaattgagcgcaacaaaaggcattcgaaactagacatctcaagctttccgtagaatctaaaatcatgcaaatcggaggtcatatggagaagttatggtcatttgaatcatgtgactaggggtaacgcgcctaggcgtggcgcgcctaggcgcacaaattgtgcacgcccaggatcactcctgcacgcccagtccagagagttggacttgaattttaagttgggcacgcctaggattgcggctaggcgtgcgcctaggcgtgtgcctaggcgtggtgcgcttaggcgtgaaaacaacgcgcctaggcgtgaaaagcaattttctggggtgttttaagtcgcgatttgtccgagctgcgggagttttgagacctagaacagatttctggagagcgaaaacagaggggaaaggtgattcttggagctaggaggagagattcttcaactccacttggatctactcaactcattgggtttattcatgcttttctcatctattctcttgtgtttttctctcattatgtgtaactaaacctcttgtgccaaggctaggatgaagccttgggtttgatgactttgtttatgacttgatttacatacatatgagttgatttgggtataaatcttgtgtttctatgtttgattgcaatttctttatgcttgtggtgtttggccaacactttaggtttttggatgaaattgtttggagaatttgcttagacaataatatgtcaagtagattatgcttcttgaaacacttgattatgaatatgtctccctttaattaggtgacaatttgtatgaatcctaatctccatagaacttcatgaattcctatgcatgtttagaccaataagatggctagaatgtacttaggaatatccgacctagaccaataagatggctagtaatcgattttagggagatttggcttaggtgcgctaaaaccgacttaggtacggattcgttatgcccgaattagcaaatatgtgtgtgaatttgtgtcattgcaagtcatttcccaaggggaattccaaagccttggtgttcaactcatttgcattagttgcatccctattctaagaaaataccaaaaatactttgctctttacttgtcttagtttaattaccaacccaaacaatcttgagttgatctttactttgtttgcattgtacatacatacatacaagtatacatttggattagacataactccatccctgtggattcgacccttgcttatcattgtgctgtagtcgccgactagtacacttgctagtaaggttaatttagacccaacaattaTCCACTTGTGTTGTGCAACTAAAGAGATCACCAATCTGATTGTATCATGTCTAGCAACTGGGGCAAACACTTCTGCATAATCAATACCATATTCTTGTGCATACCTTTTCGCCACTAATCTGGCTTTATACTTATCAACTTCCCCATTCTCCATGAGTTTGGTCTTGTAGATCCATTTAacaccaattgatttttctcCTAGAGGCAACTCAGTAAGCTCCCAAGTCTCATTCTTAACTATGGCATTGATTTCTGAGTCCATAGCTTGcctccatttttctttcaagACAACATCCTTAAAACTTAATGGATCACTATCTGCAAACAGGGCCAAGTGTGTATTATTATCATCTTCTTCATAGAGCTCATCACCACTTATGTAATCAGTCATCCAAGCTGGTGTTCTCCTCACTCTTGAATCTCTGCCTCCTTGATCAGTCTGAACTACAACTTGTTCTTCTTCAGAATGATCAGAATTTGAAGAGTGAATTTCTGTGTCATTAATATCCAACTCTTCTGTTGACTCATGACCTCCTTCAAGATCCATAGGCACTTCAGCTTCTTCATACTCAGTCCAATTCCATCCCCTTTCTTCATCAAAAACTACATCTCGACTTATGACAATCCTCTGAGTGTTAGGATTGTATAGTCTATAAGCTTTGGTTTCTTCACTGATTCCCATCATAACACAGCTCACACTTTTATTATCGAGTTTGCTTCTCAAGTGATCATGCACATGTGCATAGGCTaggcaaccaaaaactctaaaatgAGTAACACCAGGCTTGTTACCACTCCAAGCTTCTTCAGGAGTCACATTTTTTATTGCAAGTCTAGGACACCTATTCAATATATGCACACTCCACTTCATTGCTTCAGGCCAAAAAGGTTTAGGAACCTTCATTCTTGCTAGCATACATCGTACCATATTCAAAATAGTAAGATTCTTTCTCTCAGAAATCCCATTCTGTTGGGGTGAATAGGCTGCAGTCAGCTGCCTCCTTATGCCTTGCtcttcaaaaaaattcaagaattctTGGGAAGTTTACTCCCCTCCCCTATCAGTTCTGAGTGTTTTAATAGACACCCCAGTTTCCTTTTCAGAAAGAAAATAAACCCAAGTTCTTCTACTATAATCATCAGTGAAGATGAGAAAGTACCTTTTGCCACTGTTTGAAATGGGATTGATTGGCCCACACACATCGGAGTGAACTAGTCGAAGGACATCAGAGGACCTCCACATGCTTTTCTGAGGAAAGGGCTCACGATGTTGCTTGCCAGTCAAGCATTCTTGGCATTTTGAAGAGGGGTTCTTCAAAGGAGGTAGTCCAGTCACCATTTCCTTTTGCTGCAGTGTCTAGAGCCCATtgaaactaaaatgcccatCTCTATAGTGCCATAACCAACTCCTATCTTGAGTAGAGGAATGAAATCATTTTTGTGTACTCTGTGGATATTTTGCATTCAAGGGAAACATTCGATTACTTGTCATCTCACTTTGAATGATGAGACCATGTTCAGGGTGATGAATTTGACACCTATTCTTGTACAGAAGCACTGCAAGACCTTTCTCTTGGAGTTGTCCTACACTTATAAGATTACTGGACAGCTTTGGAACATAATACGCATTTGTTAGACGATGCACCACTCCATTCACCTCAATCCTTATGTCACCCTTTCTTTTAACACACAAGCTTGAACCATTTCCTAATTTAACTATGTCTCTTATAAATGATTCATCAAGGCAGCAAAAGAATGACTTGACTCCAGTCATATGATTACTACAACCAGTGTCAAGATACCACACATACTTGGAAGAATTCACCTCACCATCTCCAGGAGCTGTAATTACTGCATCTTCATTGTCTACCTTTGCCATCAACAACATTTCTTCTTTTGTCTCAGTGTAATTGGCCTTGTTCACTCTCTGTTTCATAGGACACTCGTATTGAAAGTGTCCCAGCTCATGGCAATTAAAGCACTCGACTGAGGCTTTGTTGAAATTTCCCCTTCCTCTACCACGTCCTCAAAAACCTCCACATCCCCTTCCTCTACCAAGTGAGAATT
This genomic interval carries:
- the LOC120007238 gene encoding secreted RxLR effector protein 161-like codes for the protein MSSCNPVQIPIVPVTQLVKDSNGTRVDDTLFKQVVGSLMYLTTTRPYIMFVVSLISRFMGAPTEMHFLAAKRVLRYIKGTSDYGLSYKKGSVDCLVEYSDSGYGGDLEDRKSTSGYAFIYGSAPIAWSSKKQPIVTLSTTEAEFIAAAHCACQVVWMRRLLSELQCSQTDATHIMCDNSSTIKLSKNPIMHRRSKHIDIRYHFLRGLVKEKVIELEHCQSQEQVADIFTKPLKFDLFVKLLGQLGVCSKININ